The sequence CCTTTGGGAAATCAATTGTAACAAGCAGTTTCATCTTCAATCAGTCTGGCAGAGGATCTCTGCTGGTATTCGAGTTTGATAAGTACCCCGTTCCAGAACCAGAAGTAAACATCTCCCGGGAAGGAGTGAATATGCGTTCCAGTAATATTTATAATCGCAAAAACAATATTCATTACTGTGATTCCTCTGGCAAGAGATCTTATTTCCGGGGAATCTGATTTATCGATAAGAGAAAAACCTTTGATTATTATAAAGATCACAAGAAATGTAATGAAGATCACACCTGGGTACCCGAATTCAGCCAGATATGTTACATAAATGGAATCGGCATTGAGAGTTCCGACCCCTCTTCCGAAAACTGCCATTATAGGATCGGATGACAGGATGAAAAGATATTTCCACAATGCGATTCTGGAAAGGAGAGAGTGTTCTTCAAAAGGATTTGAAATGGCAGATGCTCTTTCAGTTACAAGCAGATCTGCATACTGAGGAGTCAATCCTCCGCCCAGGAATTTAAATATCGATTGCAGACCAAGTCCCGACTGGCTGTGTAATTCCAGAACCTGAGTCAGTGCAAAAACAGTAAGCAGCGAGACAAGCATCCCTACACGCGCACGTGTAGATTTAAACTGGATTACAAATATCCATAGGAACAGTGAAACCAGAATTCCAATCCAGTTGGAGCGTACAGAGGTGATCAGAGCGCCATAGAAGAACAGGGGGAGAAAAGGAAAAAAGAAGAGCTTCCCGATTTTTATGCCTCCCCAGTTGCTCAATACAATAATACTGATTATACCTATCTGCATGTAATCTGCAAAAGCGGCAGGAGACTGGAAAAAAGAGAATGGCCGTGCAATACCTTTAATAAAAAGAGTGCTGAAACTGATGGAAGAGAACCAGATACGCTCAGCCTCGTTATATCCAAAGATGAGTTGCTTTAGTCCATAAAGCGCTGCAAAAATAGCTATCCAGAAAGACAGAAGCCAGATTCTCTTAAGCAAATTAGTGTTACCTGCGAAATAAGATCCTATAAAGAATAACAGAACAGAGGGACCATAAAGACGAAAACGCAAAATTGCATCGGTAACCGGGAGAATATTGAAAAAGAAAGTACGCAGAATGAGATATAAGAAGTAAATAATCACAATGTTGTTAAAAGTTCTGTTTACATTATGACTATCCTTACGGGCCCGAAATTCGAAATACAAACCAATTATTATGAATGTTATTATCAGATCACCAATGATAATCAGCGGGTCAGCTAAAGGACGGGCATATTGAAGGTAATATAGACGCCTGAAAAACGGGACGAATGGCATAATAAAAAACAGAAGGTAGATTCCAAAAACAGGATGGCGGAGAACAGGGTAGAAAAAAGCGATACCAAAAATAATAACAAGGTCTCTCTGTGCCGGGACATTGAACATTTTCTCGGCAATAAAGTGTCCCAGAAGAGCAATGGCGGCAACAGCAGCAATCCGCGCAAGTCTGGAAGTTGATGGAAGGGAAAAAACTCTGCGCATTATCTGTAAAGGCTTTCATCCAGGCTTTGGCCTGATCTTTCAGTAATTATAGTACCAAAGCGTAACGTGAGTCAATAATTGAGCAAATTATTGTCTTTTTTCCGTTCAATAGAAAAGATCCGGATTTGCTTTATCCGTATATTGATCCTAAGATCAAAATTGATAACTGATCTGCCAGTTAACTGCTTCTCCCGGCATAAGAATGGAGTCATAAAACGGTTCAACAGAAAAAGTCCGGGAATTTCCCCAGACAGGCATGGATGACAGAGCATATTCACAAGACACTTCAACCTGCCCGGCTTCAGGATGAAAGATGGTAATTTTCACCGGTCCACCAGTTTTGATGTTCATCCGCTGAAAACAACCCCTTTCCCATTCATAATCCTTGTGCCTGCAGATAACATGCTGAGGATTCAGATAAAAACCTTTATTCTGAGGCACATCAACCGGAACAGAAATTTTACAGCAAGAGAAGTCCGGATTCAGTGGAAAAAACGGATGAGCAAACCAACGAAGAGGTAAAGGACAATTACCTGTGTTTTTCAAACCTGATCTGGAACAGACAAGACGATTTATCAGAGAAACAGTCCTTTCCAGATGTAATCCGAACTCCTCAGGAAACTCTCCTGAGCGGGATGTAAGACAGAATTTCTGGTCTGTTTCCATACAGACAGCATTTTCGCTGACAGAAGTATTCCAGGAACAAAATTTCACCACTTCCGGATTGTTTCTTACATGAAAAGGAATTATCGGGCTTGTTTTACGCACCATCCCAACCCCGATAACAAGCACTTCTTCTCCAACCGGAACACTATCAGCACCCGGAGCCGTTTCAAACACTTCCGGAGCCCCCTGACCATCAAACCTATCGGGCTCCGGATCTGGATATTGAGGACCAGAAAGGAGATTTACCCCTCCAGGACCGCTGATCTGCCATATATAACCGCCTGTACAATATCTTGACCCCAGGCGGTCACGGTCAGAAAGTGGATCCAGAACGGAAACCTTCAATTGTTGATTTTCCAGAAAAAGCATAGCTCCGGTTTTCCAGAATTCTATTTACCAACGCGAATTTCCTGCCATATCTTATTGTAAAGCTCCAAGTTTTCCCCGAGATCTTCCTTCAGTTCAGAATTGGCAAGATCCTCAATATTATAATTGGGAGTTTTAGTGCGATACTGTCTGGCAGCAGTATTGATTGAAGGCATCATCAGGAAATCTGCTATCTGGGCGTAGATTTCCGGATCATGAATAAAATTTATAAACTGTAAGGCAAGATCTTTGTTTTTCGCGCCTTTAAGGATAACCATGTTATCCATGTACATCGGGCCACCCTCCACAGGTATGAAAAAAGCAACATCTTCCCGCATCGATGGATCAAGCTCAAGAAAGACATTTTCTGCATACCCATGCACACCCCAGAACTCCCCTGCAGCAAAACCCTTCCCAAAAGCTTCCGCATCGAATTTAACGATGTTTTCTCTCCATTTCATGACAAGCTCTTTTGCCTGCATCAGTTCTGAGGGATTGATTGAATTAACCGAATACCCCAGGGATTTAAGCGCGGCTCCCATAACTTCTCTCATATCATCAAGCAGGGTCAGTTTTCCCTTGAGATCGCTTCTTTCAAACAGCTTCCAACTGGTCTGATACTCTCCTACTTTCTTTTTGCTGACAGACACTCCAGCTGCCCCCATCATAAAGGGGACACTGAACCGGCAATCCGGATCAAAATTGACTTTTGATACAGCAGTAGAGTCCAGGTTTTTAAGATTCGGAATTTTGGACCAGTCAATGGGTTCGAGCATATTTTCCCTGATCATTATGGAAACGTAATCGCCAGACGGGAAAACCATATCGTAACCGGTACCTCCGGCCTTCAGTTTGGCAAACATCTCTTCATTTGATGCGTACATGTCATAGACAACAGAGACATTATTGCGCTTCTCGAATTCCCTGATCACATGATCGGGTATATAATATGTCCAGTTATAGATGTAAAGTTTGGGTTTTCCTGATCCGCACCCGCTCAGCAGTATAAGCGCTGAAATCAGCATAAAAACCGTAATTCGTTTCATTTTTTGGCTCCTTTATCTTTGGACAAGGTATTTTGCAAAATTCCTGGTTGACACGGCAAGAACAATGGTTCCGGCAATGATAATAACCGACAGGGCATTTATTACAGGGGAAACACCAAACCGGATCATGCTGTATACGTGCAGAGGCAGTGTTGATGATCCCGGGCCTGCAACAAAAAAGGTGATAACAAAATCTTCCAGAGAAAGAGTAACAGCCATCAGAAAACCAGACAGGATTCCGGGAAAAGAAACAGGGATGATTACCTTCAGCAAGGCATCAATCTCTCTGGCTCCCAGATCATAAGCAGCTTCTATTATCGAAAAATCAAATTCCTCCAGTCTCGCCATAACCAGAAGAAGAACAAATGGAATGTTGAAAGTAGTGTGGGCCAGAAAGATGGTAAACAGGCTTAGATGAAGTTTAATACCGGCAAAGAAAATAAGCAGGGAAACACCAATGATTATTTCAGGAAGAATGAGAGGAAGAAAAGTTGCTGCCTGAAGAATCCTTTTGAAACGGAAATTGTACCAGTAAATACCGATTGCTCCAAGGGTTCCGATAATAGTGGAGAGTGTTGCAGAGGAAGCGGCAACTATCAAACTGTTTAAAAATGAATTCCACAGCGATCTGGAATTAAAGAACAGCTCCTGGTACCACCTCAGTGAGAAACCGCTCCATGACATCGTCTTTGAATCATTAAAAGAGAAAACAATCAGGATCAATAACGGCATGTAAAAAAATGTGAGTACAAGAGAAAACATTACAGGTGAAAAAACGCTTTTACGCGACATTTCCGGCCAGCCTTTCCTCCTGTTTTTTCTCATTTTTTACTGCAAGGGTATTTCTGTTAAGACGCATGAAGAGAATTACCCCGACGGTTGTAATAACTGTGAGCACAACCGATATCGAGGAAGCAAGCGGCCAGTTTCTGGTAACTGTCAATTCTCGGGCGATGATGTTTCCAATCATCAGCGAATCACTTCCTCCCAGAATCTGCGGGATCGCATAAGAACCAAAAGAAGGGATAAAAGTAAAGAGCACTGCAGTGGTAATTCCTGCACGAATGCCGGGAAGAAGCACTTTAAAAACAGCCTGTCTCTTTGTGGCACCAAGGTCTCTTGCGGCTTCAAGCAGCGAGAAATCGAATTTTTCGATAGTCGAGTAAAGGGGCAAAATCGCGAAAGGCAGATAGGTATAAGCTGTTACCAGTATGACCGCGTATTTGTTGTAAAGAAACTGCAGATTGTGATCGATAAGCCCGATAGAGAGGAGAAAATGGTTTAGAAACCCGTTATTACCCAGAATAGCGATCCAGGAATAGATCCTTATGAGAAAATTGGTCCAGAAAGGGATAATAATCAGTATCAGGAAAAAGGTCTTGTATTTACTTCTGGCGATAAAGTAGGATGCAGGCAGTGCCAGGGAAACCATTATAATGGTGGATACAGCAGCAATATAAAAAGTAGAGAGTGTGACTTTGATAAAAACCGGATTGGAAAGAGATCTGTAAGCATCGATGCAGAATTCGTAAAGAACTCCTCCGTAGAGTCCTTTACGCATAAAACTATACAGAAAGATAATTGCCAGGGGCGCAATGAAAAAGGATCCGATCCAGGCAGTTACCGGCAAGGCATAAAGCGGACCAGGATTTTTCCTCACCCCTTTTCAACCTCCACTATGTAACTGTCTTTACAATTCCACCAGATATACACCTCATCTTTCCATTTGGCTTCTATCTCATCGGTGAAAAACTTCCTGTGCTGCTTGAAAACCCGGAATAAAAGAGAATCAGAGATTTTGACGAAGTATTTGCTCTGAAATCCGGTATAAATGATCTCATCAACAATGCCTTTCAGCACATTGATTTCGCCATGGAGTTTCTCAGGGCTTTCCTTTGAAAGATGAATCTTCTCTGGCCGGATAGTAAGTCGAACCCGTTCACCGGGATTTAGATCTTTGCCAAGGTAAACCTTTATATTTCCCAGATGTTCCACCTCTATAAGGGCGTGCTCGGGGTCGGTTTTCTGAAGAACTTTTCCGTTGATAAAATTGGATTCACCGATAAAATGCGCGATAAAACTGTCTGCCGGGCTTTCATATATCTCAAAGGGTGTTCCAATCTGATGAATCTTCCCCTGATTCATCACAGCTACTCTGTCGGACACACTCAGGGCTTCCTGCTGGTCATGGGTCACATAGATAAAGGTAATTCCAATTTTATCGTGGATAGAGTCGAGCTCAATAAGCATGTGCTGGCGCAGCTTGGCATCAAGAGCAGATAAAGGTTCATCCAGCAGCAATACACGCGGCTGGTTTATGAGAGCACGGGCTATAGCTACTCTCTGTTTCTGACCCCCTGATAATTGAGCAGGAAATTTGGATCCCTCACCGGGAAGCTTGACCAGTTCGAGATATTCGTTTACCTGCTGCCGGATAGAGCTCTCTTTTGTTTTTTTAATGCGCAGGGGAAAAG is a genomic window of Fibrobacter sp. containing:
- a CDS encoding extracellular solute-binding protein, giving the protein MKRITVFMLISALILLSGCGSGKPKLYIYNWTYYIPDHVIREFEKRNNVSVVYDMYASNEEMFAKLKAGGTGYDMVFPSGDYVSIMIRENMLEPIDWSKIPNLKNLDSTAVSKVNFDPDCRFSVPFMMGAAGVSVSKKKVGEYQTSWKLFERSDLKGKLTLLDDMREVMGAALKSLGYSVNSINPSELMQAKELVMKWRENIVKFDAEAFGKGFAAGEFWGVHGYAENVFLELDPSMREDVAFFIPVEGGPMYMDNMVILKGAKNKDLALQFINFIHDPEIYAQIADFLMMPSINTAARQYRTKTPNYNIEDLANSELKEDLGENLELYNKIWQEIRVGK
- a CDS encoding ABC transporter permease translates to MSRKSVFSPVMFSLVLTFFYMPLLILIVFSFNDSKTMSWSGFSLRWYQELFFNSRSLWNSFLNSLIVAASSATLSTIIGTLGAIGIYWYNFRFKRILQAATFLPLILPEIIIGVSLLIFFAGIKLHLSLFTIFLAHTTFNIPFVLLLVMARLEEFDFSIIEAAYDLGAREIDALLKVIIPVSFPGILSGFLMAVTLSLEDFVITFFVAGPGSSTLPLHVYSMIRFGVSPVINALSVIIIAGTIVLAVSTRNFAKYLVQR
- a CDS encoding ABC transporter permease, which produces MRKNPGPLYALPVTAWIGSFFIAPLAIIFLYSFMRKGLYGGVLYEFCIDAYRSLSNPVFIKVTLSTFYIAAVSTIIMVSLALPASYFIARSKYKTFFLILIIIPFWTNFLIRIYSWIAILGNNGFLNHFLLSIGLIDHNLQFLYNKYAVILVTAYTYLPFAILPLYSTIEKFDFSLLEAARDLGATKRQAVFKVLLPGIRAGITTAVLFTFIPSFGSYAIPQILGGSDSLMIGNIIARELTVTRNWPLASSISVVLTVITTVGVILFMRLNRNTLAVKNEKKQEERLAGNVA
- a CDS encoding ABC transporter ATP-binding protein, producing the protein MIGSAVKVERVCKVFGNFKALNDVSFEIKKGEFFSLLGPSGCGKTTLLRIIAGFEDPSSGSVFLDDCNVIPVPANKRHVNTVFQNYALFPHLTVFENVAFPLRIKKTKESSIRQQVNEYLELVKLPGEGSKFPAQLSGGQKQRVAIARALINQPRVLLLDEPLSALDAKLRQHMLIELDSIHDKIGITFIYVTHDQQEALSVSDRVAVMNQGKIHQIGTPFEIYESPADSFIAHFIGESNFINGKVLQKTDPEHALIEVEHLGNIKVYLGKDLNPGERVRLTIRPEKIHLSKESPEKLHGEINVLKGIVDEIIYTGFQSKYFVKISDSLLFRVFKQHRKFFTDEIEAKWKDEVYIWWNCKDSYIVEVEKG